From a region of the Heliangelus exortis chromosome 19, bHelExo1.hap1, whole genome shotgun sequence genome:
- the YWHAH gene encoding 14-3-3 protein eta codes for MGDREQLLQRARLAEQAERYDDMASAMKSVTELNEPLSNEDRNLLSVAYKNVVGARRSSWRVISSIEQKTMADGNEKKLEKVKAYREKIEKELETVCNDVLALLDKYLIKNCNDFQYESKVFYLKMKGDYYRYLAEVAAGEKKNSVVEASEAAYKEAFEISKEHMQPTHPIRLGLALNFSVFYYEIQNAPEQACLLAKQAFDDAIAELDTLNEDSYKDSTLIMQLLRDNLTLWTSDQQDEEAGEGNN; via the exons ATGGGGGACCGAGAGCAGTTGCTGCAGCGAGCCCGCCTGGCCGAGCAGGCGGAGAGATACGACGACATGGCTTCGGCCATGAAGTCG GTAACTGAGCTGAATGAGCCTCTCTCAAATGAGGATAGAAACCTCCTGTCTGTAGCCTACAAGAATGTAGTTGGAGCTAGACGATCTTCCTGGCGTGTGATCAGTAGCATAGAGCAGAAGACTATGGCAGATGGGAATgagaagaagctggagaaggtTAAAGCCTATAGGGAGAAGATAGAAAAGGAGCTCGAGACAGTCTGCAATGATGTTTTGGCTCTCCTAGATAAATACCTGATCAAGAACTGCAATGACTTCCAGTATGAGAGTAAGGTCTTTTATCTGAAAATGAAAGGGGATTACTACCGCTATTTGGCAGAAGTTGCTGCTGGAGAGAAGAAGAACAGTGTTGTGGAAGCCTCAGAAGCTGCCTATAAAGAGGCTTTCGAGATCAGCAAAGAGCACATGCAGCCCACTCACCCAATTAGGCTTGGGCTGGCACTCAATTTCTCAGTGTTCTACTATGAAATCCAGAATGCTCCTGAGCAGGCCTGCCTTTTAGCCAAACAAGCCTTTGATGATGCCATAGCAGAGCTGGACACACTAAATGAGGATTCCTATAAGGACTCCACTCTCATCATGCAGTTACTTCGAGATAACCTCACTCTGTGGACGAGTGATCAGCAAGACGAAGAAGCAGGAGAGGGCAATAATTAA